One Drosophila santomea strain STO CAGO 1482 chromosome X, Prin_Dsan_1.1, whole genome shotgun sequence DNA segment encodes these proteins:
- the LOC120456576 gene encoding annexin B10 isoform X1: MDYKPVPTVKDAAPFDASQDAQVLRAAMKGFGTDEQEIIDVLVGRSNQQRQTIKAVYEAEFERDLVDDLKDELGGKFEDVIVGLMMPPVEYLCKQLHASMAGIGTEEATLVEILCTKTNEEMAQIVAVYEERYQRPLAEQMCSETSGFFRRLLTLIVTGVRDGLDTPVDAAQAKEQAAQLYSAGEAKLGTDEEVFNRIMSHASFPQLRLVFEEYKELSGQTIEQAIKHEMSDELHEAMMAIVECVQSPAAFFANRLYKAMNGAGTDDATLIRIIVSRSEIDLETIKQEFERIYNRTLHSAVEDAETSGDYKRALTALLGSA; encoded by the exons ATGGACTACAAA CCCGTGCCCACGGTTAAGGACGCAGCTCCCTTCGACGCCTCCCAGGATGCTCAGGTGCTGCGGGCGGCGATGAAGGGATTCGGCACCGACGAGCAGGAGATCATCGACGTTCTCGTCGGCAGGAGCAACCAGCAGAGGCAGACGATCAAGGCGGTTTACGAGGCGGAGTTTGAGCGCGATCTGGTGGACGATCTGAAGGATGAGCTGGGGGGCAAATTCGAGGACGTGATCGTGGGACTGATGATGCCTCCGGTGGAGTACCTGTGCAAGCAACTGCACGCCTCCATGGCAGGCATCGGAACCGAGGAGGCAACGCTCGTCGAGATCCTGTGCACCAAAACCAACGAGGAGATGGCCCAAATCGTGGCCGTCTACGAGGAGCGCTACCAGCGCCCGCTGGCCGAGCAGATGTGCAGCGAGACCTCCGGCTTCTTCCGCCGCCTGCTCACTCTGATCGTGACCGGAGTCCGCGACGGACTGGACACGCCCGTCGACGCCGCCCAGGCCAAGGAGCAGGCCGCCCAGCTCTACTCCGCCGGCGAGGCCAAGCTGGGAACGGACGAGGAGGTCTTCAACCGGATCATGTCGCACGCTAGCTTCCCGCAGCTGCGACTCGTCTTCGAGGAGTACAAGGAGCTCTCCGGGCAAACCATCGAGCAGGCCATCAAGCACGAGATGTCCGACGAGCTGCACGAGGCCATGATGGCCATAG TTGAGTGCGTCCAGTCACCGGCGGCCTTCTTCGCCAATCGCCTGTACAAGGCCATGAATGGTGCCGGCACCGATGACGCCACGCTCATCCGCATCATTGTCAGCCGCTCGGAGATCGACCTGGAGACCATTAAGCAGGAGTTCGAGCGGATCTACAACCGTACGCTGCACAGCGCCGTGGAG GAC GCGGAGACTTCTGGTGACTACAAGCGGGCCCTGACTGCTCTACTTGGATCCGCTTAG
- the LOC120456576 gene encoding annexin B10 isoform X2: MDYKPVPTVKDAAPFDASQDAQVLRAAMKGFGTDEQEIIDVLVGRSNQQRQTIKAVYEAEFERDLVDDLKDELGGKFEDVIVGLMMPPVEYLCKQLHASMAGIGTEEATLVEILCTKTNEEMAQIVAVYEERYQRPLAEQMCSETSGFFRRLLTLIVTGVRDGLDTPVDAAQAKEQAAQLYSAGEAKLGTDEEVFNRIMSHASFPQLRLVFEEYKELSGQTIEQAIKHEMSDELHEAMMAIVECVQSPAAFFANRLYKAMNGAGTDDATLIRIIVSRSEIDLETIKQEFERIYNRTLHSAVEAETSGDYKRALTALLGSA, encoded by the exons ATGGACTACAAA CCCGTGCCCACGGTTAAGGACGCAGCTCCCTTCGACGCCTCCCAGGATGCTCAGGTGCTGCGGGCGGCGATGAAGGGATTCGGCACCGACGAGCAGGAGATCATCGACGTTCTCGTCGGCAGGAGCAACCAGCAGAGGCAGACGATCAAGGCGGTTTACGAGGCGGAGTTTGAGCGCGATCTGGTGGACGATCTGAAGGATGAGCTGGGGGGCAAATTCGAGGACGTGATCGTGGGACTGATGATGCCTCCGGTGGAGTACCTGTGCAAGCAACTGCACGCCTCCATGGCAGGCATCGGAACCGAGGAGGCAACGCTCGTCGAGATCCTGTGCACCAAAACCAACGAGGAGATGGCCCAAATCGTGGCCGTCTACGAGGAGCGCTACCAGCGCCCGCTGGCCGAGCAGATGTGCAGCGAGACCTCCGGCTTCTTCCGCCGCCTGCTCACTCTGATCGTGACCGGAGTCCGCGACGGACTGGACACGCCCGTCGACGCCGCCCAGGCCAAGGAGCAGGCCGCCCAGCTCTACTCCGCCGGCGAGGCCAAGCTGGGAACGGACGAGGAGGTCTTCAACCGGATCATGTCGCACGCTAGCTTCCCGCAGCTGCGACTCGTCTTCGAGGAGTACAAGGAGCTCTCCGGGCAAACCATCGAGCAGGCCATCAAGCACGAGATGTCCGACGAGCTGCACGAGGCCATGATGGCCATAG TTGAGTGCGTCCAGTCACCGGCGGCCTTCTTCGCCAATCGCCTGTACAAGGCCATGAATGGTGCCGGCACCGATGACGCCACGCTCATCCGCATCATTGTCAGCCGCTCGGAGATCGACCTGGAGACCATTAAGCAGGAGTTCGAGCGGATCTACAACCGTACGCTGCACAGCGCCGTGGAG GCGGAGACTTCTGGTGACTACAAGCGGGCCCTGACTGCTCTACTTGGATCCGCTTAG